A genomic stretch from Oncorhynchus gorbuscha isolate QuinsamMale2020 ecotype Even-year linkage group LG20, OgorEven_v1.0, whole genome shotgun sequence includes:
- the LOC124007164 gene encoding latent-transforming growth factor beta-binding protein 3-like isoform X3, with the protein MPSLIISHLLVIWLGVQRLAWCAERASTRERFKVVIAPLICKRICLKGQCQDTCEQGNNTTLIGENGQSADTLTGPGFRVVVCPLTCMNGGVCSSRTHCLCPPGFTGRLCQFPLRQMPEAQAARGNKQPVYTLSVLSDGQSQGEQAAMGRPQLTQTHSVFTLPLAQGAGHHSSEVQFNVRVHHTHDTSVVIRPLDQSNSKPPHKTVTRLTPQTQKPRGRCFQETTPKQACSSTPLPVLTNQEDCCGSVGNSWGQNKCYKCPKLPYAGVKLQTIIEDYGSTCPLGYKRLNSTHCQDINECTMQGVCHNGDCLNTQGSFLCACKPGFTLDRTRCVESPSPVEQAQCFLMATDAGRCEHALPTRLSQEMCCCTVGKAWGSSCERCPQDGTASFSKICPAGKGYFLHSVRETVAFPPQIHTSLEQGHKQEEVKPPEEPPEMTTPMQLSTHAPRGPEIITKPTPPPIIRLNPDSDPLEVAQTQVSPETDECRLNRNLCGHGECVNVHTGYKCECYAGYRLHPQRNACVDDDECDAEPCGHGRGICINTEGSYRCRCLHGYKLLVYHGKLRCLDVNECSKPDVCGQGGQCVNLPGSYKCDCHKGFRSKSQRQSACEDINECLDPSSCPNEQCENTPGSYECVPCFSGHQAQGGVCYDVNECQKRGVCPNGRCENLPGTYRCLCNEGFLPAADSQGCRDIDECEDERLCANGRCVNTEGSFQCQCYPGYQRTQEGSHCEDINECERPSNCQRGRCINSMGSYRCECQKGYMLVGGRRCQDIDECAIDRGLCQPHGVCENRQGSYVCVCKDGFILSEDKHSCEEIEVDMEDKKECYLNLDDTVFCDSVLATNVTKQECCCSIGVGWGDHCEIYPCPVYHSSEFHSLCPMGRGFYQEEGLTEYGLSVHIDIDECVLFSNEICKEGRCMNTQPGYECYCQQGFYYDSNLLECIDVNECHDESLCTNGQCKNTRGSFYCTCNSPWTPDASNKKCVIPTVAGVDECQDPLNCKSGHCVDTPGSYYCICSPPWILATDRNSCVTLEEQADINECQDPSYCKNGRCVNTPGSFHCICTQPLTFSAALKQCVYDDRTAAHKDVCFLQVDEDLICSHPRNGLVFTYSECCCHYGRGWGPECRTCPQRNSVIFNRLCDMHLETESDGEGDFLAAFANYNPGDSSEEDSDECSCANGRCVRSYLSTMCDCNTGFRLDHSHTRCTDIDECAEPGVRVNPCKNARCVNSIGSFKCYCKNGFVPARRPNMCVPGTKAQHIRSRAL; encoded by the exons TTGTGTGTCCACTGACCTGTATGAATGGAGGGGTGTGCAGCTCGCGGACCCACTGCCTGTGCCCGCCAGGTTTCACTGGTCGGCTGTGCCAGTTCCCGCTACGGCAGATGCCCGAGGCCCAGGCGGCGCGAGGCAACAAGCAGCCCGTATACACCCTGTCGGTGCTGTCAGACGGCCAGAGCCAGGGAGAGCAGGCGGCCATGGGGCGACCACAGCTGACACAGACCCACTCTGTGTTCACCCTGCCCCTGGCACAGGGGGCAGGTCACCACTCATCAGAAG TGCAGTTTAATGTGCGTGTCCACCATACACACGACACGTCCGTTGTCATCCGTCCTCTCGACCAATCTAATTCCAAGCCCCCTCATAAAACTGTGACACGCTTGACCCCTCAGACGCAGAAACCCAGGGGGCGGTGCTTCCAGGAGACCACACCCAAACAAGCT TGTAGCAGTACCCCTCTCCCTGTACTGACCAATCAGGAGGACTGCTGTGGAAGTGTGGGGAACTCCTGGGGACAAAACAAATGTTATAAATGTCCCAAGCTACCAT ATGCTGGAGTGAAGCTGCAGACCATCATAGAGGACTATGGTTCCACCTGCCCTCTGGGCTACAAGAGACTCAACAGCACCCACTGTCAAG ACATCAACGAGTGCACCATGCAGGGGGTGTGTCACAACGGGGACTGCCTGAACACCCAGGGTAGTTTCCTGTGTGCCTGTAAGCCTGGCTTCACCCTGGACAGGACCAGATGTGTGG AATCTCCGTCTCCGGTGGAGCAGGCTCAGTGTTTCCTCATGGCAACGGATGCGGGTCGCTGTGAGCACGCCCTACCCACGCGCCTGTCCCAGGAGATGTGCTGCTGCACCGTGGGCAAGGCATGGGGCTCCAGCTGTGAGAGGTGTCCCCAAGACGGCACAG CCTCCTTCAGCAAGATCTGTCCAGCAGGGAAGGGCTACTTCCTCCACAGTGTCCGGGAGACGGTGGCGTTCCCTCCTCAGATCCACACCAGCCTGGAGCAGGGACACAAGCAGGAGG AAGTCAAGCCCCCG gagGAGCCTCCAGAGATGACCACACCCATGCAGCTCTCCACCCATGCCCCCCGCGGCCCCG AGATCATCACAAAGCCCACCCCTCCACCCATCATCAGGTTGAACCCAGACAGTGACCCCCTGGAGGTGGCACAGACGCAGGTCTCAC CAGAGACAGACGAGTGCAGACTGAACAGGAACCTCTGTGGCCATGGGGAGTGTGTCAATGTGCACACTGGCTACAAGTGTGAGTGCTACGCTGGCTACCGGCTCCACCCTCAGAGGAACGCCTGTGTGG ATGATGATGAGTGTGATGCTGAGCCATGTGGCCATGGAAGAGGCATCTGCATCAACACAGAAGGCTCCTACCGCTGCCGCTGTCTCCATGGCTACAAGCTCTTGGTGTATCATGGGAAACTCAGATGTCTAG ATGTGAATGAGTGCTCCAAGCCGGACGTCTGTGGGCAGGGGGGTCAGTGTGTTAACCTGCCAGGGTCTTACAAGTGTGATTGTCACAAAGGCTTCAGGAGCAAGTCCCAACGCCAGTCAGCCTGTGAAG ATATAAATGAGTGTCTGGACCCCAGCAGCTGTCCCAACGAGCAGTGTGAGAACACTCCAGGCTCCTATGAGTGTGTTCCCTGCTTCTCTGGTCACCAGGCCCAGGGTGGTGTCTGCTACG atgttaatgAGTGCCAGAAGCGCGGGGTGTGTCCCAACGGGCGCTGTGAGAACCTGCCAGGAACCTACCGCTGCCTGTGTAATGAAGGCTTCCTCCCAGCTGCAGACAGCCAAGGCTGCAGAG aCATTGACGAGTGTGAGGATGAAAGACTGTGTGCCAACGGGCGCTGTGTCAACACAGAAGGCTCCTTCCAGTGCCAGTGCTACCCAGGATACCAGCGCACTCAGGAGGGCAGCCATTGTGAAG ATATAAATGAATGTGAGCGTCCCTCTAACTGCCAGAGGGGGCGCTGTATCAACAGCATGGGCTCCTATCGCTGTGAATGCCAGAAGGGCTACATGCTTGTCGGAGGGAGGCGGTGCCAAG ACATAGATGAGTGTGCGATAGACAGGGGTCTGTGCCAGCCTCATGGTGTGTGTGAGAACAGACAGGgctcctatgtgtgtgtgtgcaaagacGGCTTCATTCTGTCTGAGGACAAGCACAGCTGTGAGG AGATTGAGGTGGACATGGAGGATAAGAAGGAGTGTTACCTGAACCTGGATGACACAGTGTTCTGTGACAGTGTCCTGGCCACCAACGTCACCAAGCAGGAGTGCTGCTGCTCCATCGGCGTGGGCTGGGGGGACCACTGTGAGATCTACCCCTGCCCCGTCTACCACTCAT CTGAGTTCCATTCCCTGTGTCCGATGGGCCGAGGTTTCTACCAGGAGGAGGGACTAACTGAGTACGGCCTGTCTGTCCATATTG ATATCGATGAGTGTGTGCTCTTCTCCAATGAGATCTGTAAGGAGGGCCGCTGTATGAACACACAGCCTGGCTATGAATGTTACTGCCAACAGGGCTTCTATTACGACAGCAACCTACTGGAGTGCATCG ATGTGAATGAGTGCCACGATGAGTCTCTGTGTACCAACGGTCAGTGTAAGAACACCAGAGGCTCCTTCTACTGCACCTGTAACTCTCCCTGGACCCCAGATGCTTCCAATAAGAAGTGTGTCATTCCCACTGTGGCAG GTGTGGATGAGTGCCAGGATCCATTGAACTGTAAGAGTGGCCACTGTGTGGACACCCCTGGGTCCTACTACTGCATCTGCTCTCCCCCCTGGATCCTGGCCACGGACCGCAACAGCTGTGTGACCTTAGAGGAGCAGGCtg ATATCAATGAGTGCCAGGACCCCTCGTACTGTAAGAATGGGAGGTGTGTGAACACGCCCGGCTCCTTTCACTGTATATGTACCCAGCCCCTCACCTTCAGCGCAGCGCTCAAACAGTGCGTCTATGACG ACCGCACGGCGGCCCATAAGGACGTGTGTTTCCTGCAGGTGGATGAGGATCTGATCTGCAGCCACCCCAGAAACGGCCTGGTATTCACCTACTCGGAGTGCTGCTGTCACTATGGCCGTGGCTGGGGCCCTGAGTGTAGGACCTGCCCCCAAAGAAACTCGG TGATCTTTAACCGGCTGTGTGACATGCACTTGGAGACAGAGTCTGATGGTGAGGGAGATTTCCTGGCAGCTTTCGCCAACTACAACCCAG GTGACAGTTCAGAAGAGGACTCAGATGAGTGTAGTTGTGCCAATGGCCGTTGTGTGCGTTCCTACTTGAGCACTATGTGTGATTGTAACACAGGATTTAGACTGGACCACTCCCACACCCGCTGCACAG atattgatgagtgtgcTGAACCAGGGGTCCGAGTTAATCCATGCAAGAATGCCCGCTGTGTCAACAGCATAGGCTCGTTCAAGTGCTACTGCAAAAATGGCTTTGTCCCTGCACGAAGGCCCAACATGTGTGTACCAGGCACCAAGGCCCAACATATCCGTTCCAGGGCTCTATAA
- the LOC124007164 gene encoding latent-transforming growth factor beta-binding protein 3-like isoform X4 produces the protein MPSLIISHLLVIWLGVQRLAWCAERASTRERFKVVIAPLICKRICLKGQCQDTCEQGNNTTLIGENGQSADTLTGPGFRVVVCPLTCMNGGVCSSRTHCLCPPGFTGRLCQFPLRQMPEAQAARGNKQPVYTLSVLSDGQSQGEQAAMGRPQLTQTHSVFTLPLAQGAGHHSSEVQFNVRVHHTHDTSVVIRPLDQSNSKPPHKTVTRLTPQTQKPRGRCFQETTPKQACSSTPLPVLTNQEDCCGSVGNSWGQNKCYKCPKLPYAGVKLQTIIEDYGSTCPLGYKRLNSTHCQDINECTMQGVCHNGDCLNTQGSFLCACKPGFTLDRTRCVESPSPVEQAQCFLMATDAGRCEHALPTRLSQEMCCCTVGKAWGSSCERCPQDGTASFSKICPAGKGYFLHSVRETVAFPPQIHTSLEQGHKQEEVKPPEEPPEMTTPMQLSTHAPRGPEIITKPTPPPIIRLNPDSDPLEVAQTQVSPETDECRLNRNLCGHGECVNVHTGYKCECYAGYRLHPQRNACVDDDECDAEPCGHGRGICINTEGSYRCRCLHGYKLLVYHGKLRCLDVNECSKPDVCGQGGQCVNLPGSYKCDCHKGFRSKSQRQSACEDINECLDPSSCPNEQCENTPGSYECVPCFSGHQAQGGVCYDVNECQKRGVCPNGRCENLPGTYRCLCNEGFLPAADSQGCRDIDECEDERLCANGRCVNTEGSFQCQCYPGYQRTQEGSHCEDINECERPSNCQRGRCINSMGSYRCECQKGYMLVGGRRCQDIDECAIDRGLCQPHGVCENRQGSYVCVCKDGFILSEDKHSCEEIEVDMEDKKECYLNLDDTVFCDSVLATNVTKQECCCSIGVGWGDHCEIYPCPVYHSSEFHSLCPMGRGFYQEEGLTEYGLSVHIDIDECVLFSNEICKEGRCMNTQPGYECYCQQGFYYDSNLLECIDVNECHDESLCTNGQCKNTRGSFYCTCNSPWTPDASNKKCVIPTVAGVDECQDPLNCKSGHCVDTPGSYYCICSPPWILATDRNSCVTLEEQADRTAAHKDVCFLQVDEDLICSHPRNGLVFTYSECCCHYGRGWGPECRTCPQRNSVIFNRLCDMHLETESDGEGDFLAAFANYNPEGDSSEEDSDECSCANGRCVRSYLSTMCDCNTGFRLDHSHTRCTDIDECAEPGVRVNPCKNARCVNSIGSFKCYCKNGFVPARRPNMCVPGTKAQHIRSRAL, from the exons TTGTGTGTCCACTGACCTGTATGAATGGAGGGGTGTGCAGCTCGCGGACCCACTGCCTGTGCCCGCCAGGTTTCACTGGTCGGCTGTGCCAGTTCCCGCTACGGCAGATGCCCGAGGCCCAGGCGGCGCGAGGCAACAAGCAGCCCGTATACACCCTGTCGGTGCTGTCAGACGGCCAGAGCCAGGGAGAGCAGGCGGCCATGGGGCGACCACAGCTGACACAGACCCACTCTGTGTTCACCCTGCCCCTGGCACAGGGGGCAGGTCACCACTCATCAGAAG TGCAGTTTAATGTGCGTGTCCACCATACACACGACACGTCCGTTGTCATCCGTCCTCTCGACCAATCTAATTCCAAGCCCCCTCATAAAACTGTGACACGCTTGACCCCTCAGACGCAGAAACCCAGGGGGCGGTGCTTCCAGGAGACCACACCCAAACAAGCT TGTAGCAGTACCCCTCTCCCTGTACTGACCAATCAGGAGGACTGCTGTGGAAGTGTGGGGAACTCCTGGGGACAAAACAAATGTTATAAATGTCCCAAGCTACCAT ATGCTGGAGTGAAGCTGCAGACCATCATAGAGGACTATGGTTCCACCTGCCCTCTGGGCTACAAGAGACTCAACAGCACCCACTGTCAAG ACATCAACGAGTGCACCATGCAGGGGGTGTGTCACAACGGGGACTGCCTGAACACCCAGGGTAGTTTCCTGTGTGCCTGTAAGCCTGGCTTCACCCTGGACAGGACCAGATGTGTGG AATCTCCGTCTCCGGTGGAGCAGGCTCAGTGTTTCCTCATGGCAACGGATGCGGGTCGCTGTGAGCACGCCCTACCCACGCGCCTGTCCCAGGAGATGTGCTGCTGCACCGTGGGCAAGGCATGGGGCTCCAGCTGTGAGAGGTGTCCCCAAGACGGCACAG CCTCCTTCAGCAAGATCTGTCCAGCAGGGAAGGGCTACTTCCTCCACAGTGTCCGGGAGACGGTGGCGTTCCCTCCTCAGATCCACACCAGCCTGGAGCAGGGACACAAGCAGGAGG AAGTCAAGCCCCCG gagGAGCCTCCAGAGATGACCACACCCATGCAGCTCTCCACCCATGCCCCCCGCGGCCCCG AGATCATCACAAAGCCCACCCCTCCACCCATCATCAGGTTGAACCCAGACAGTGACCCCCTGGAGGTGGCACAGACGCAGGTCTCAC CAGAGACAGACGAGTGCAGACTGAACAGGAACCTCTGTGGCCATGGGGAGTGTGTCAATGTGCACACTGGCTACAAGTGTGAGTGCTACGCTGGCTACCGGCTCCACCCTCAGAGGAACGCCTGTGTGG ATGATGATGAGTGTGATGCTGAGCCATGTGGCCATGGAAGAGGCATCTGCATCAACACAGAAGGCTCCTACCGCTGCCGCTGTCTCCATGGCTACAAGCTCTTGGTGTATCATGGGAAACTCAGATGTCTAG ATGTGAATGAGTGCTCCAAGCCGGACGTCTGTGGGCAGGGGGGTCAGTGTGTTAACCTGCCAGGGTCTTACAAGTGTGATTGTCACAAAGGCTTCAGGAGCAAGTCCCAACGCCAGTCAGCCTGTGAAG ATATAAATGAGTGTCTGGACCCCAGCAGCTGTCCCAACGAGCAGTGTGAGAACACTCCAGGCTCCTATGAGTGTGTTCCCTGCTTCTCTGGTCACCAGGCCCAGGGTGGTGTCTGCTACG atgttaatgAGTGCCAGAAGCGCGGGGTGTGTCCCAACGGGCGCTGTGAGAACCTGCCAGGAACCTACCGCTGCCTGTGTAATGAAGGCTTCCTCCCAGCTGCAGACAGCCAAGGCTGCAGAG aCATTGACGAGTGTGAGGATGAAAGACTGTGTGCCAACGGGCGCTGTGTCAACACAGAAGGCTCCTTCCAGTGCCAGTGCTACCCAGGATACCAGCGCACTCAGGAGGGCAGCCATTGTGAAG ATATAAATGAATGTGAGCGTCCCTCTAACTGCCAGAGGGGGCGCTGTATCAACAGCATGGGCTCCTATCGCTGTGAATGCCAGAAGGGCTACATGCTTGTCGGAGGGAGGCGGTGCCAAG ACATAGATGAGTGTGCGATAGACAGGGGTCTGTGCCAGCCTCATGGTGTGTGTGAGAACAGACAGGgctcctatgtgtgtgtgtgcaaagacGGCTTCATTCTGTCTGAGGACAAGCACAGCTGTGAGG AGATTGAGGTGGACATGGAGGATAAGAAGGAGTGTTACCTGAACCTGGATGACACAGTGTTCTGTGACAGTGTCCTGGCCACCAACGTCACCAAGCAGGAGTGCTGCTGCTCCATCGGCGTGGGCTGGGGGGACCACTGTGAGATCTACCCCTGCCCCGTCTACCACTCAT CTGAGTTCCATTCCCTGTGTCCGATGGGCCGAGGTTTCTACCAGGAGGAGGGACTAACTGAGTACGGCCTGTCTGTCCATATTG ATATCGATGAGTGTGTGCTCTTCTCCAATGAGATCTGTAAGGAGGGCCGCTGTATGAACACACAGCCTGGCTATGAATGTTACTGCCAACAGGGCTTCTATTACGACAGCAACCTACTGGAGTGCATCG ATGTGAATGAGTGCCACGATGAGTCTCTGTGTACCAACGGTCAGTGTAAGAACACCAGAGGCTCCTTCTACTGCACCTGTAACTCTCCCTGGACCCCAGATGCTTCCAATAAGAAGTGTGTCATTCCCACTGTGGCAG GTGTGGATGAGTGCCAGGATCCATTGAACTGTAAGAGTGGCCACTGTGTGGACACCCCTGGGTCCTACTACTGCATCTGCTCTCCCCCCTGGATCCTGGCCACGGACCGCAACAGCTGTGTGACCTTAGAGGAGCAGGCtg ACCGCACGGCGGCCCATAAGGACGTGTGTTTCCTGCAGGTGGATGAGGATCTGATCTGCAGCCACCCCAGAAACGGCCTGGTATTCACCTACTCGGAGTGCTGCTGTCACTATGGCCGTGGCTGGGGCCCTGAGTGTAGGACCTGCCCCCAAAGAAACTCGG TGATCTTTAACCGGCTGTGTGACATGCACTTGGAGACAGAGTCTGATGGTGAGGGAGATTTCCTGGCAGCTTTCGCCAACTACAACCCAG AAGGTGACAGTTCAGAAGAGGACTCAGATGAGTGTAGTTGTGCCAATGGCCGTTGTGTGCGTTCCTACTTGAGCACTATGTGTGATTGTAACACAGGATTTAGACTGGACCACTCCCACACCCGCTGCACAG atattgatgagtgtgcTGAACCAGGGGTCCGAGTTAATCCATGCAAGAATGCCCGCTGTGTCAACAGCATAGGCTCGTTCAAGTGCTACTGCAAAAATGGCTTTGTCCCTGCACGAAGGCCCAACATGTGTGTACCAGGCACCAAGGCCCAACATATCCGTTCCAGGGCTCTATAA
- the LOC124007164 gene encoding latent-transforming growth factor beta-binding protein 3-like isoform X2, protein MPSLIISHLLVIWLGVQRLAWCAERASTRERFKVVIAPLICKRICLKGQCQDTCEQGNNTTLIGENGQSADTLTGPGFRVVVCPLTCMNGGVCSSRTHCLCPPGFTGRLCQFPLRQMPEAQAARGNKQPVYTLSVLSDGQSQGEQAAMGRPQLTQTHSVFTLPLAQGAGHHSSEVQFNVRVHHTHDTSVVIRPLDQSNSKPPHKTVTRLTPQTQKPRGRCFQETTPKQACSSTPLPVLTNQEDCCGSVGNSWGQNKCYKCPKLPYAGVKLQTIIEDYGSTCPLGYKRLNSTHCQDINECTMQGVCHNGDCLNTQGSFLCACKPGFTLDRTRCVESPSPVEQAQCFLMATDAGRCEHALPTRLSQEMCCCTVGKAWGSSCERCPQDGTASFSKICPAGKGYFLHSVRETVAFPPQIHTSLEQGHKQEEVKPPEEPPEMTTPMQLSTHAPRGPEIITKPTPPPIIRLNPDSDPLEVAQTQVSQTDECRLNRNLCGHGECVNVHTGYKCECYAGYRLHPQRNACVDDDECDAEPCGHGRGICINTEGSYRCRCLHGYKLLVYHGKLRCLDVNECSKPDVCGQGGQCVNLPGSYKCDCHKGFRSKSQRQSACEDINECLDPSSCPNEQCENTPGSYECVPCFSGHQAQGGVCYDVNECQKRGVCPNGRCENLPGTYRCLCNEGFLPAADSQGCRDIDECEDERLCANGRCVNTEGSFQCQCYPGYQRTQEGSHCEDINECERPSNCQRGRCINSMGSYRCECQKGYMLVGGRRCQDIDECAIDRGLCQPHGVCENRQGSYVCVCKDGFILSEDKHSCEEIEVDMEDKKECYLNLDDTVFCDSVLATNVTKQECCCSIGVGWGDHCEIYPCPVYHSSEFHSLCPMGRGFYQEEGLTEYGLSVHIDIDECVLFSNEICKEGRCMNTQPGYECYCQQGFYYDSNLLECIDVNECHDESLCTNGQCKNTRGSFYCTCNSPWTPDASNKKCVIPTVAGVDECQDPLNCKSGHCVDTPGSYYCICSPPWILATDRNSCVTLEEQADINECQDPSYCKNGRCVNTPGSFHCICTQPLTFSAALKQCVYDDRTAAHKDVCFLQVDEDLICSHPRNGLVFTYSECCCHYGRGWGPECRTCPQRNSVIFNRLCDMHLETESDGEGDFLAAFANYNPEGDSSEEDSDECSCANGRCVRSYLSTMCDCNTGFRLDHSHTRCTDIDECAEPGVRVNPCKNARCVNSIGSFKCYCKNGFVPARRPNMCVPGTKAQHIRSRAL, encoded by the exons TTGTGTGTCCACTGACCTGTATGAATGGAGGGGTGTGCAGCTCGCGGACCCACTGCCTGTGCCCGCCAGGTTTCACTGGTCGGCTGTGCCAGTTCCCGCTACGGCAGATGCCCGAGGCCCAGGCGGCGCGAGGCAACAAGCAGCCCGTATACACCCTGTCGGTGCTGTCAGACGGCCAGAGCCAGGGAGAGCAGGCGGCCATGGGGCGACCACAGCTGACACAGACCCACTCTGTGTTCACCCTGCCCCTGGCACAGGGGGCAGGTCACCACTCATCAGAAG TGCAGTTTAATGTGCGTGTCCACCATACACACGACACGTCCGTTGTCATCCGTCCTCTCGACCAATCTAATTCCAAGCCCCCTCATAAAACTGTGACACGCTTGACCCCTCAGACGCAGAAACCCAGGGGGCGGTGCTTCCAGGAGACCACACCCAAACAAGCT TGTAGCAGTACCCCTCTCCCTGTACTGACCAATCAGGAGGACTGCTGTGGAAGTGTGGGGAACTCCTGGGGACAAAACAAATGTTATAAATGTCCCAAGCTACCAT ATGCTGGAGTGAAGCTGCAGACCATCATAGAGGACTATGGTTCCACCTGCCCTCTGGGCTACAAGAGACTCAACAGCACCCACTGTCAAG ACATCAACGAGTGCACCATGCAGGGGGTGTGTCACAACGGGGACTGCCTGAACACCCAGGGTAGTTTCCTGTGTGCCTGTAAGCCTGGCTTCACCCTGGACAGGACCAGATGTGTGG AATCTCCGTCTCCGGTGGAGCAGGCTCAGTGTTTCCTCATGGCAACGGATGCGGGTCGCTGTGAGCACGCCCTACCCACGCGCCTGTCCCAGGAGATGTGCTGCTGCACCGTGGGCAAGGCATGGGGCTCCAGCTGTGAGAGGTGTCCCCAAGACGGCACAG CCTCCTTCAGCAAGATCTGTCCAGCAGGGAAGGGCTACTTCCTCCACAGTGTCCGGGAGACGGTGGCGTTCCCTCCTCAGATCCACACCAGCCTGGAGCAGGGACACAAGCAGGAGG AAGTCAAGCCCCCG gagGAGCCTCCAGAGATGACCACACCCATGCAGCTCTCCACCCATGCCCCCCGCGGCCCCG AGATCATCACAAAGCCCACCCCTCCACCCATCATCAGGTTGAACCCAGACAGTGACCCCCTGGAGGTGGCACAGACGCAGGTCTCAC AGACAGACGAGTGCAGACTGAACAGGAACCTCTGTGGCCATGGGGAGTGTGTCAATGTGCACACTGGCTACAAGTGTGAGTGCTACGCTGGCTACCGGCTCCACCCTCAGAGGAACGCCTGTGTGG ATGATGATGAGTGTGATGCTGAGCCATGTGGCCATGGAAGAGGCATCTGCATCAACACAGAAGGCTCCTACCGCTGCCGCTGTCTCCATGGCTACAAGCTCTTGGTGTATCATGGGAAACTCAGATGTCTAG ATGTGAATGAGTGCTCCAAGCCGGACGTCTGTGGGCAGGGGGGTCAGTGTGTTAACCTGCCAGGGTCTTACAAGTGTGATTGTCACAAAGGCTTCAGGAGCAAGTCCCAACGCCAGTCAGCCTGTGAAG ATATAAATGAGTGTCTGGACCCCAGCAGCTGTCCCAACGAGCAGTGTGAGAACACTCCAGGCTCCTATGAGTGTGTTCCCTGCTTCTCTGGTCACCAGGCCCAGGGTGGTGTCTGCTACG atgttaatgAGTGCCAGAAGCGCGGGGTGTGTCCCAACGGGCGCTGTGAGAACCTGCCAGGAACCTACCGCTGCCTGTGTAATGAAGGCTTCCTCCCAGCTGCAGACAGCCAAGGCTGCAGAG aCATTGACGAGTGTGAGGATGAAAGACTGTGTGCCAACGGGCGCTGTGTCAACACAGAAGGCTCCTTCCAGTGCCAGTGCTACCCAGGATACCAGCGCACTCAGGAGGGCAGCCATTGTGAAG ATATAAATGAATGTGAGCGTCCCTCTAACTGCCAGAGGGGGCGCTGTATCAACAGCATGGGCTCCTATCGCTGTGAATGCCAGAAGGGCTACATGCTTGTCGGAGGGAGGCGGTGCCAAG ACATAGATGAGTGTGCGATAGACAGGGGTCTGTGCCAGCCTCATGGTGTGTGTGAGAACAGACAGGgctcctatgtgtgtgtgtgcaaagacGGCTTCATTCTGTCTGAGGACAAGCACAGCTGTGAGG AGATTGAGGTGGACATGGAGGATAAGAAGGAGTGTTACCTGAACCTGGATGACACAGTGTTCTGTGACAGTGTCCTGGCCACCAACGTCACCAAGCAGGAGTGCTGCTGCTCCATCGGCGTGGGCTGGGGGGACCACTGTGAGATCTACCCCTGCCCCGTCTACCACTCAT CTGAGTTCCATTCCCTGTGTCCGATGGGCCGAGGTTTCTACCAGGAGGAGGGACTAACTGAGTACGGCCTGTCTGTCCATATTG ATATCGATGAGTGTGTGCTCTTCTCCAATGAGATCTGTAAGGAGGGCCGCTGTATGAACACACAGCCTGGCTATGAATGTTACTGCCAACAGGGCTTCTATTACGACAGCAACCTACTGGAGTGCATCG ATGTGAATGAGTGCCACGATGAGTCTCTGTGTACCAACGGTCAGTGTAAGAACACCAGAGGCTCCTTCTACTGCACCTGTAACTCTCCCTGGACCCCAGATGCTTCCAATAAGAAGTGTGTCATTCCCACTGTGGCAG GTGTGGATGAGTGCCAGGATCCATTGAACTGTAAGAGTGGCCACTGTGTGGACACCCCTGGGTCCTACTACTGCATCTGCTCTCCCCCCTGGATCCTGGCCACGGACCGCAACAGCTGTGTGACCTTAGAGGAGCAGGCtg ATATCAATGAGTGCCAGGACCCCTCGTACTGTAAGAATGGGAGGTGTGTGAACACGCCCGGCTCCTTTCACTGTATATGTACCCAGCCCCTCACCTTCAGCGCAGCGCTCAAACAGTGCGTCTATGACG ACCGCACGGCGGCCCATAAGGACGTGTGTTTCCTGCAGGTGGATGAGGATCTGATCTGCAGCCACCCCAGAAACGGCCTGGTATTCACCTACTCGGAGTGCTGCTGTCACTATGGCCGTGGCTGGGGCCCTGAGTGTAGGACCTGCCCCCAAAGAAACTCGG TGATCTTTAACCGGCTGTGTGACATGCACTTGGAGACAGAGTCTGATGGTGAGGGAGATTTCCTGGCAGCTTTCGCCAACTACAACCCAG AAGGTGACAGTTCAGAAGAGGACTCAGATGAGTGTAGTTGTGCCAATGGCCGTTGTGTGCGTTCCTACTTGAGCACTATGTGTGATTGTAACACAGGATTTAGACTGGACCACTCCCACACCCGCTGCACAG atattgatgagtgtgcTGAACCAGGGGTCCGAGTTAATCCATGCAAGAATGCCCGCTGTGTCAACAGCATAGGCTCGTTCAAGTGCTACTGCAAAAATGGCTTTGTCCCTGCACGAAGGCCCAACATGTGTGTACCAGGCACCAAGGCCCAACATATCCGTTCCAGGGCTCTATAA